The following proteins are encoded in a genomic region of Coffea eugenioides isolate CCC68of chromosome 6, Ceug_1.0, whole genome shotgun sequence:
- the LOC113775358 gene encoding NADP-dependent glyceraldehyde-3-phosphate dehydrogenase — protein sequence MAGSGVFAEITDGDEFKYYIEGEWKKSASGKSVSIINPTTRKTQYKVQACTQEEVNKVMEIAKAAQKLWAKTPLWKRAELLHKAAAILKEHKAPIAECLVKEIAKPAKDAVTEVVRSGDLVSYTAEEGVRILGQGTYLVSDSFPGNERTKYCLSSKIPLGVVLAIPPFNYPVNLAVSKLAPALIAGNSIVLKPPTQGAVSALHMVHCFHLAGFPKGLINCVTGKGSEIGDFLTMHPGVNCISFTGGDTGIAISKKAGMIPLQMELGGKDACIVLEDADLDLVAANIIKGGFSYSGQRCTAVKVVLVMESVADDLVAKVNAKVAKLKVGPPEDDCDITAVVSESSANFIEGLVVDAKQKGATFCQEYKREGNLIWPLLLDHVRPDMRIAWEEPFGPVLPVIRITSAEEGIHHCNASNFGLQGCVFTKDINKAMLISDAMETGTVQINSAPARGPDHFPFQGIKDSGIGSQGITNSINMMVKVKSTVINLPCPSYAMG from the exons ATGGCTGGGAGTGGAGTTTTTGCTGAGATTACTGATGGAGATGAGTTCAAGTACTACATTGAAGGGGAGTGGAAGAAGTCTGCCTCTGGGAAATCTGTTTCTATCATTAATCCAACTACGAGAAAAACTCAGTACAAAGTACAAG CATGTACACAAGAAGAGGTTAACAAGGTAATGGAAATAGCTAAGGCTGCACAAAAGTTATGGGCCAAAACTCCACTTTGGAAGCGCGCAGAGCTGCTTCACAAGGCCGCTGCTATTCTCAAAGAGCACAAAGCGCCAATTGCAGAATGTCTAGTAAAGGAGATTGCAAAACCAGCAAAAGATGCTGTCACTGAG GTCGTGAGGTCTGGAGATCTGGTTTCTTACACTGCTGAAGAAGGAGTAAGGATTTTGGGACAGGGCACATACTTGGTCTCTGATAGTTTTCCTGGAAATGAGAGGACCAAATACTGCCTCAGTTCCAAG ATCCCACTTGGTGTTGTCCTAGCCATTCCCCCCTTTAACTATCCTGTTAACCTTGCCGTCTCCAAACTAGCACCTGCATTGATTGCTGGGAATTCTATTGTTCTCAAGCCTCCTACTCAG GGTGCTGTGTCAGCCCTACATATGGTTCATTGTTTCCACTTAGCTGGTTTTCCAAAGGGCCTTATTAACTGTGTCACTGGGAAAGGTTCTGAGATTGGTGATTTCCTCACCATGCATCCTGGTGTGAACTGTATAAG CTTTACTGGCGGTGACACTGGGATTGCAATCTCAAAGAAAGCAGGCATGATCCCCTTACAAATGGAGCTGGGAGGAAAAGATGCTTGTATTGTCCTTGAGGATGCAGATTTAGATTTGGTTGCAGCAAATATTATCAAAGGAGGTTTTTCTTACAG TGGTCAAAGGTGCACAGCTGTTAAGGTTGTTTTGGTGATGGAATCCGTGGCTGATGATCTTGTTGCAAAAGTAAATGCCAAAGTAGCAAAACTAAAAGTTGGACCTCCCGAAGATGATTGTGATATAACTGCAGTTGTCTCAGAGTCATCAGCAAACTTCATTGAAGGGTTAGTTGTGGATGCTAAGCAGAAGGGAGCAACATTTTGCCAGGAATATAAAAGAGAGGGTAATCTAATCTGGCCACTTTTGCTAGACCATGTGAGGCCAGACATGAGGATAGCATGGGAGGAGCCATTTGGGCCAGTTTTGCCAGTGATTAGGATTACCTCTGCTGAAGAAGGAATTCACCATTGCAATGCAAGCAATTTTGGCCTACAG GGTTGTGTCTTCACCAAAGATATCAACAAAGCTATGTTGATCAGCGATGCCATGGAGACGGGAACCGTCCAGATTAACTCCGCTCCAGCTCGTGGACCTGATCATTTTCCCTTCCAG GGAATTAAGGACAGTGGAATAGGATCACAAGGCATCACCAATAGCATTAACATGATGGTTAAGGTCAAGAGCACTGTGATTAACTTGCCATGCCCATCCTACGCAATGGGCTAA